ACCGCTTCCCGTACATCTGCTGCAGTCGTCCCAGGGCGAGCAAGCGCAATATTCTCTTCAACAGTGCCAACGAACAAAAACGGATCCTGCAAGACTAGCCCCATCTTCATTCGCAGTTCTTCTTCGCGAAAGGTTTCCAATTCGGCCCCGTCAATCGTAATTTTCCCTTCATTTAAAGAATAAAACCGCATCAATAAATTAATGATCGACGTTTTTCCACTCCCCGTATGACCTACAATTGCCACTGTTTGACCCGGTTCCACCGTGAAGGAAATGTTTTTTAAGACCGGGTTTTTGCCATCGTAAGAAAACGAGACCCGATCAAATTCAATTTTCCCCTTCATTATGTGAGGGTCCGTTGTCCCTACCTTTTGCGGCGCTCGCTCCTTCTCATCTAGCAAATCAAAGACACGTCCTGCTGAAACAATCGATTGCTGTAAGAATGGAAGCTGCATCATCATTCGATTTACCGGTTCAAACATTCGATCCAGCAAACTGACAAATGCATACATAACCCCTATCTGTACACTACTTGCCTCTAAGATCACCCCAAAGTACGTCAGAGCAACAATAACCGCTAGGAAATAGAGAGAATCTACTGCCGGACGCAAAAGCAATCCATTAAGACGGGTGTTTTTTAAATTTGCTACATAATGCTGATGATTGATGTGGGCAAAACTCTCTTTTAACCTTTCTTCCTGGCGCAATGCCTGAATCATATTCATCCCCTGAATCGACTCACTCAACATCGCATTCAAATCACTCAATTTTTGTCGCACCACACGATACACATGAAAACTTAAACGGCGATACGTAGCCATAAGAGCGTAAATCATCGGCAAAAGCAAAAGACAAACCAATGCCAAGCGATAATCAAGTAAAAACATAGCAACAAATATTCCACTGATCAGCACGATATTTTGTACAAATGTAGATAATACACTAACAAATAATTCTTTAATTGCCTCTGTATCATTCGTAATTCGTGACACGAGTGCCCCACCAGGAATCCGATCAAAATAGGAGAGTCCTAAATGTTGCACATGATTAAATACATCGATACGTAACTGCTGAATCACTTGAAAAGCAATATGAAAAAAGCGCAGTTGTTGGAAATACATCATCGTTGACGCTATTATGCGTAAGAGAAGATATCCACCTGCGAGTAGGACGAGCGGAACCCATGGGAACAAACCAACTGTCAAGTAGTCGTCGATAAACGTTTGCACCAAGATCGGACCCGTCACTTCTGCCGCAGTCGCTGTTAACAGTAGTAGCAATGCAAGTATGAGTGAATTACGATGTGGCTTAAGATAAGCTAGTAGACGACGAATCACCATATGGCCCACCCCCTTTTTGAATGAGGGATTCTAATTGCTGCCGCCGATACATCCCCTCATATACCCCCTCCACTTGCAATAATTGCTGATGCGTCCCTTGTTCAACCAACCTACCTTCTTCCAACACAATAATTTGATCCGCATGCTCAATGCCACTTAGTCGATGGGCAGAGATGATGGTCGTTTTTCCGTGGCGATGCATCTTTAACTCATGTAAAATGCGTTCTTCTGTCTTAGCATCGACTGCAGATAAAGAGTCATCTAAAATCAAAATTTCAGGATCTAACAAAAGTGCACGTGCCATCGCTAGACGTTGCTTCTGTCCACCGGATAACGTTACCCCGCGCTCACCCACTACTGTTTCGTATCCGTGTTCAAAGTGCAGGATATCTTCATGAATTTGCGCTATCCGCGCAGCCTTTTCAATATCCCTCTGTGTCGCGTCCCGTTTCCCATAGGCGATGTTTTCTGCGATCGTAGTAGAAAAGAGAAAGTGATCCTGCGGCACATAACCCAAAACGGACCGTAGAGCAAATAGCGTATACCCCTGTATGGGTCGTTCTCCGATCAAAATATTGCCATCCTCACACTCAAATTCACGCAACAAGAGTCGTAAAAGTGTTGTTTTACCACTTCCTGTTTTCCCTACAATACCGAGTGTTTCTCCTTCATTCATACGTACATCAATATTTTGTAAAGCCGGTGATTCACTCTCCGGATACGTGAATGAGCCAACCTTAAATTGGATGGTACCCGAAGCAGCTTGATCAACCGCACCCTGTTCATCAATGATGGCTGGTTTCACTTTTAAGAGCGTCCGAATACGATCATAGGAAGCTCGACCCCGTTGTAAGATATTCATCAAAAAACCAAACGCGAGCATCGGCCATACCAACAAACCTAGATACATCGTAAACTGAAAAAGCTCGCCCAACGACATGGTACCATGCGTAACAAATAGCGAACCAACAGCGATAGCCAGAAAGATAGAAGTCCCGACCATTAACGAAATCGTCGGTGCAAACAGCGATTCTACCCGTGCTACTGACATATTCTTTTCTACCACATCATGGGACAAACGATAAAATGACTCCTTCTCTGCTTCTTCCTGTCCAAACGCCTTAATTACACGAACTCCTGATGTATTTTCCTGTACTTTATCATTTAAATCTGAAAAGGATGCCTGCGCTTTCATAAAGCGCTGATGGGTTAGCTTTCCATACCGACTAACAGCAAATGCCATCACAGGCATAGGAATAAGCGCGATTAAGGTAAGACGCCAGTCCACAAAGACAGCCATTGCAATGATAACCAACCCACCCATCACCAACGAATCAATCAAGGTGAGAACACCTTCCCCCGCCGTTACCCGTACTGCTTGCACATCATTGGTCGCATGTGCCATGAGGTCCCCAGTACGTCGTTGTTGGAAGAAAGAAGGAGACATCCGCGTGTAATGCTCCATCAGTTGACTGCGCAAAGTTTTCCCCAAGCGAAACGAAGCTCCAAAAATTAATATGCGCCATACATAGCGTAAACCGTACATAAATAAAGCCGCTCCTGCTATAGTAAGCATCCATTTCATAAAAGTGGATAATGTCATACTTTTAGCAGCAATTCCGTCAACCACCTTACCGACAACGTATGGAGGCAATAGTTCCAACAGTGCGACCATAAATAACAAGGATACTCCTATAATGTAAACTTTCTTCTCTTCTTTAAAGAACCAAGCTAATTCTTTAAATATGCTCATAACAAGTCCTCTCCACCTCAGATTAAATCCCCCCATTTAAATGAATATTCAAATGGATTAGATCAAGCACCCCATTAACCAACATGTTTATCATCTCATTATTATATCATTAGAATCGCTTAGAATCGCTCTCAATCTCGCATAAAAGACAGACCTTCACCCTCTATTTCCCGCATTATTTTTTCTCACCCATACCAATATGGTTGAAACAACGAATTACTTATGACTATACTTAGAGCAGATTGCAGAGTCTCCTGCTTCATCTTTTAGAGACTCTTTTTTAACTTACAAGATCAGATGTGTGGAGCATCCCTTCACCATCTTTTTCATGAATTATGATTGCTAAGGAGGAAATAGGGTGGCTCGTATTGCTTTAGTTACGGATAGCTCGTGTGATTTACCTAAAGAGGTAGTAGAAAAATGGAATATAGAGGTCGTTCCGCTACGAATTGTATTCTCTCATGGAGAATATCGGGATGGCATCGATCTTACCACGGATGAGGTTGTTGATCGGCTCTCCGAAGAGATACCAACCACTTCCATGCCATCACCATCAGATATCCACGCTACTTTCCAACGCTTGCAAAGAGATGGTTTTTCGCACTGCATTGTCTTACCAATTTCTGCTGCCATGAGCGGTACATATAACACATTCCGTCTCGCTGCAGAAGAACACGAAGGGATCGAGATAAAAGTAATCGACTCTAGCTCTCTATCTTGGGAATTAGGACTAATTATCTTAGAAGTTGCTCGACTCATACACGCTGGTTTGGAATTTAACGATATTATCGCGAAAGTGGATGACATCAAACAGAAGGTAAAAGGCTACTTTGTTTTAGATACATTAGAGTACCTCAAAAAAGGGGGACGTATTGGTACGGTTGCTAGCTCCATCGGTTCCCTGCTAAATATTAAACCCATCATTACCCCCAACAACGAGGGCAAGTTCGTTCCTTACACCATCGCACGCGGTAAAAAGCAGGCTACTCGCAAAATGATTCAACCGATTCATGAGCAATTAAAAAACACCCGTGCAAGTATCGCTGTTTTCCATATCCGTGCAGAGGAGGAGGCGAAAGCCTTACTACAACAGTTTCAAGAAATGGAGAATGTACGCGAAGTATATCTTGGCACCGTAAGCCCCACTTTACTTGTCCATTCTGGGCCAGGACTTCTCGGTATCGCCATTAGTACCTGCGATCACGCTGAATAAGCGCCCCACTCCATAAGATGCGTGTCTCATTCTCTTGGAATAAGGCACGCTTTCCTACTACATTCTTTTCCAATGCATAAACCGTTATGATTACTCATAGCCTCAAGCAACACTATCCTCAATCCCCCAGCTCACCTCGAACAATAACCAGATTATACTCTTCACTATTAGTAACAAACATAGACCCCTCTACTAGACCGCTTTCACAACTATGATATAATGAAAGCGCTCTCATGAATGATATTGTTTTCATTTGTACATGAATAAAATATGTTAATAGAAAGAAGGAATATCCTATGTCGAAAATTGCTATTGTTACGGATAGTTCGTGTGATCTTCCTCCAAAACTACTTACGCAGTGGGGAATAACCGTGGTTCCCCTCCGTATTCATTATAAAAATCACGAATATCGTGATGGAGTGGAAATTTCAGCAGAAGAAGTGGCACATCGTCTCGAAGAGGAGATCCCTAAAACTTCGATGCCAACACCGGAAGATATATATAAAACATATGAGCACCTCCATAATCAGGGGTACACACATTGTCTCACTTTAACCGTTGCCGCTGCTGTCAGTGGCACCTATAATACCTTCCGTTTAGCCGCACAAGAGTTTGAGCATATGAAAATCGAAGTAATCGACTCAAAAGGTGTCTCTTTTCTTCTTGGTTTTCTCGTGCTGGAAGCCGCGCGTCTCGTTCAAAATAGCACTCCTCTTACAGATATATTAACTTCACTAGAGAAAACAAAAGAACGTATTCGCGGATATTTCGTACTTGACACACTAGAATACCTTCGAGCGGGAGGACGTATCGGAAAAGTGGCCAGTTCCCTAGGCTCTATGTTAAATATCAAACCGATTATCACCTTTGACAGTGAAGGTAAGCTCCATCCTCACACAGTGGCACGCGGTAAAAAGCAAGCCGTCAACAAACTGCTGGCACCTATCAGAAAACAAATTGAATCAACCCGCGCCCGCATCGCTATCTTACACACCCGTGCAGAGACAGAAGCGCAAGCACTCAAAGAAAAGCTGGTATCCTACCCTAATGTGAGTGAAATCTATATCCAAACTGTCAGCCCGGCGCTCATGGTTCATGCTGGACCTGGATTATTAGGGATTGCCATTCAAACGCTAGAAGAAGCATAAAAGAAACGATCCCCTTGAATAATATAAGAGACGGAGACGACTGTCGCCTCCATCTCTTATATTCACTATGCCTGATCGCAAACTATCGACAAATACCAATCTATCGTAATAGATGAGATCGCACATCTATCTACAAACCTACTTCTCCTTCCCCTCCAGCTCTTGATCCTCTCGCCCCTCTTGGTCCCCGTCGTCCTCTAATCCCGCGAGGACCACGAGAGCCAGTCGCTCCCGTCGCACCGGTCACACCCACTGGACCTGTCGCTCCCGTCGGTCCCGTTATTCCTACCGAAGAAAGTGGTCCCACTTTCGTCACAAATACATCCTGGACACCTCCAAAGGTGGATTGATAAGCCGCGAAGGTAACGGGAAAATTGGTTGAAGTGGTGGAACCTACGACATATGCACTATCTTCACTATCAACATCCACTCCACTACTAAATTCATTTCTCCTCCCTCCCAGATATGAAGAAAAGGCGATCCCTTGCCCTGAGAAGCTCACCTGCGTCACAAAGGCATCTTGTAAACCCCCAAGGCGACCTTGAAAAGCATCCGATGTAACTGGAAAATCAGTAGAGGTAGTAAACCCTATTACCCAGGCTGCCCCAAAAGAATCAGTGGCAATCCCATTTCCTTGTTCCGTGCCTCTCCCTCCTAAGTAAGTGGAATATATCAGGGCACTTCCGCTTGCATTTAACTTTGTTACAAACGCACTTCGAGTCCCCGTCATGATTGATTGGAAAGCATTATTGGTTACTGGAAAATCACTAGAGAGTGTAATCCCTGTAACATACGCATTTCCGCCTCCATCCACATCAATATCCGTACCCGCATCAGTCGCACTACCACCTAGCAGCGTCGAATACTCAAGGGAAGAGCCAGCAACATTTAGTTTCGTTATAAACACGTCACTGCTTCCTGCAAACACCGTCTGAAAGGCACCCGATGTTGTTGGAAAATTAGCAGAACCCGTCGATCCCGTCACATACGCAAGATTATCCTCATCAATAACAATTCCTTTCCCTTCATCATTGGAGCTTCCACCTAAGAAAGTAGAGTAGACCAGCGCGGTTCCGGCACTATTGAACTTTGTAATAAAAGCATCGCTTATACCCCCTCCGTACATCGTTTGAAAAGCGTTCGTCGTCACCGGAAAGCTCGTCGACCCCGTTTCACCCGTGACATACGCTTCATCACTTACGTTCAAAGTAATTGCATCACATACAGTTGCCCCACTTGCTCCTCCTAGATACGTGGAATAAATAAGGGAAGATCCATCTTCATTTATCTTCGTTACAAATCCATCCAATATTCCTCTTCGTATAGTTTGAAAGGCGTTAGAGGTTACAGGAAAGTTGGTTGAACTCGTAGCACCCGTGACATGGGCTTGAAATACAGAATTCACTACAATCCCAAACCCAGTATCCAAAAAAACCGGGGCTGCATCTACTCCCCCCAAAAACGTCGAATACAGAAGAGAGCTTCCCACAGCGTTAAACTTTGTAATAAACACATCTTGCGTATCCAACAACGTGGTCTGAAAAGCACCTGTCGTTACAGGGAAATTAGTGGAATTTGTAAATCCAGTTATATATGCACTACCAGAGGTATCAACGGCAATAGCATTACCATTCTCTCCTCCTCTTCCCCCTAGATAAGTAGAATAGAAGACAGTAGGATCAATGATTAACGGACTCTCCAAATCGTATGCCCCTTCTTCAATCTTAAACCCGATTGATTTATCCGGGTGTAGCTGAAACTGCGTCGGAATAATCTTCTCCTCTAACTCTGTCCACTGAAAACTAATCGGCTTTTCTTCACATAAAACCCCTTGTCGCGTATGCACACATAAATTTCCTTGATCGCAAAGGGTTACCTCTTCTCCCCCCTCATATTGCAATCGAATATCTTGAATATTGGCACCTGGATAAACAACCACGTCATATTTTAGATCCCCTTCATTTCCATAAAAAACGATATCAATTCCCGGCCACACACTTTCGTAAACCACTTGCTCACTTTCCCGCTCCCTGTGCATAACCCCTCTAGGAACAACTCCCTCACCTGCACCTACAAACCGTAACATGAGCTCGGAAGAGCTTTTCGGTATAAACCGTACACCTCCCTTTTCAAATATAAACTTCACTTCTTGCCCTTGTGTAACAAAAGCGATCTCACAATCCCCTACATCTTTACACGCTTGAAAAAGCAGCGATGGTGCATCTACTTTCTCCATATTCCCCATCCCATACCCCTCCCATCACAGATACCAAGATGCATTATCTTATGATTCATCTTCATTCTGGTTACTATTGGACAGCTTCTCTCAAAGATATGCGTAAATGAATATTGTGACTTATCAAACATTTTCCCTTACATCAACTTTCCCATCCAATCATCTCTTTGCTATAATGCACCCTCTTCTCCCTCACCGACACCACGTGGACCCCTTGGTCCCCTCGGGCCACGTCGCCCCCTTGGACCTTGCGGACCTGACATTCCTGTAGATCCTGTCGCTCCCCTTGCTCCTGTCGGTCCGGTCGCACCAGCTGGCCCAGTCACACCTATAAGTTCCCCTATCTTCAAAATAAAAGCATCTTCATCCCCTCCGAACTGCGATTGGAAGGCACTAAAGGTTACAGGAAAGTCTGTTGAGGAAGTAGCCCCAGTAACATACGCGTTCCCACTCGCATCCACCGCCACACCAAAGCCACGTTCGCCTCCTCTCCCACCTAGGTAGGAAGAGTAAGAAAGTCCTTGCCCCGAAAAGCTCACCTGCGTAATAAAAGCATCTGTCCCCACATCAGCCAAGCTGTCTTGAAAAGCATCGGAAGTAAGCGGGAAGTTTGTCGACTCTGTCTGCCCCGTAATCCAAGCAGATCCAGAGGAATTCACCGCAATTCCAAAGCCAGCATCGCTCGCATCTCCTCCTACATACGTTGAATAGATCAGAGCACTCCCTTCCCCATTAAGTTTGGTGACAAAAGCATCAGAAGTACCCTTCAACGTTCCTTGAACAGCGTTAGGTGTAATAGGAAAATCTGTGGATTCTGTCTCCCCTGTAATATAAGCATTCATGGCACTGTCGAGTGCAATGCCAATCCCACGATCATCTCCACTTCCACCGATATAAGTGGAATATATCAAGCTACTTCCTAAAGCATTTAATTTAGTGATAAAAGCATCGCTACCTCCCCCGAAAATCGTCTGCAATGCCCCAGTTGTTACCGGAAAATCGACGGAATTTGTTCTTCCTGTTACGTAGGCATTCATGCTATCATCTAACACTATGTCAATCCCCACATCTACCCCACTTCCACCTAAGAAAGTAGAATAAACCAAGGAGCTTCCTGTTGGATTTAACTGCGTAACAAAGACGTCTGCTAGTCCTAGAAGGAGTGTCTGAAATGCATTGGTGGTAATCGGGAAATCGGTTGAACTTGCCACGCCTGTTACATAAGAATTTCCTCCTCCATCAATCGTCAATCCCAACCCCTGATCAAATCCACTTCCCCCCAGGTAAGTAGAATAAAGAAGGGAGCTGCCCGAAGGACTGAAACGAGTGACAAAACAATCAAAGATCCCTCCTAATGTCGTTTGAAAGGCGCCTACTGTTATCGGAAAGTTAGTCGATGTGGTCGTACCAGTGAGAAATACATGACTACTCGCATCAACCGCAATGCCTTGACTTGTGAAAAATGGCGAAGATTCTCGTCCTGATCCTCCTAAAAAAGTAGAATATATCAAAGAAGTTCCCGCCGCATTCAGCCGAGTCACAAACGCATCTGTTCCCCCTGACAATATTGTTTGAAAAACTCCCGTTGTTGTAGGAAAATCAGGTGAATTTGTTACCCCTGAAACATATGCCTCTCCATTAACGTCGACTGCAATCCCTTGTC
This sequence is a window from Mechercharimyces sp. CAU 1602. Protein-coding genes within it:
- a CDS encoding DegV family protein, with the translated sequence MARIALVTDSSCDLPKEVVEKWNIEVVPLRIVFSHGEYRDGIDLTTDEVVDRLSEEIPTTSMPSPSDIHATFQRLQRDGFSHCIVLPISAAMSGTYNTFRLAAEEHEGIEIKVIDSSSLSWELGLIILEVARLIHAGLEFNDIIAKVDDIKQKVKGYFVLDTLEYLKKGGRIGTVASSIGSLLNIKPIITPNNEGKFVPYTIARGKKQATRKMIQPIHEQLKNTRASIAVFHIRAEEEAKALLQQFQEMENVREVYLGTVSPTLLVHSGPGLLGIAISTCDHAE
- a CDS encoding SBBP repeat-containing protein → MGNMEKVDAPSLLFQACKDVGDCEIAFVTQGQEVKFIFEKGGVRFIPKSSSELMLRFVGAGEGVVPRGVMHRERESEQVVYESVWPGIDIVFYGNEGDLKYDVVVYPGANIQDIRLQYEGGEEVTLCDQGNLCVHTRQGVLCEEKPISFQWTELEEKIIPTQFQLHPDKSIGFKIEEGAYDLESPLIIDPTVFYSTYLGGRGGENGNAIAVDTSGSAYITGFTNSTNFPVTTGAFQTTLLDTQDVFITKFNAVGSSLLYSTFLGGVDAAPVFLDTGFGIVVNSVFQAHVTGATSSTNFPVTSNAFQTIRRGILDGFVTKINEDGSSLIYSTYLGGASGATVCDAITLNVSDEAYVTGETGSTSFPVTTNAFQTMYGGGISDAFITKFNSAGTALVYSTFLGGSSNDEGKGIVIDEDNLAYVTGSTGSANFPTTSGAFQTVFAGSSDVFITKLNVAGSSLEYSTLLGGSATDAGTDIDVDGGGNAYVTGITLSSDFPVTNNAFQSIMTGTRSAFVTKLNASGSALIYSTYLGGRGTEQGNGIATDSFGAAWVIGFTTSTDFPVTSDAFQGRLGGLQDAFVTQVSFSGQGIAFSSYLGGRRNEFSSGVDVDSEDSAYVVGSTTSTNFPVTFAAYQSTFGGVQDVFVTKVGPLSSVGITGPTGATGPVGVTGATGATGSRGPRGIRGRRGPRGARGSRAGGEGEVGL
- a CDS encoding ABC transporter transmembrane domain-containing protein, translated to MSIFKELAWFFKEEKKVYIIGVSLLFMVALLELLPPYVVGKVVDGIAAKSMTLSTFMKWMLTIAGAALFMYGLRYVWRILIFGASFRLGKTLRSQLMEHYTRMSPSFFQQRRTGDLMAHATNDVQAVRVTAGEGVLTLIDSLVMGGLVIIAMAVFVDWRLTLIALIPMPVMAFAVSRYGKLTHQRFMKAQASFSDLNDKVQENTSGVRVIKAFGQEEAEKESFYRLSHDVVEKNMSVARVESLFAPTISLMVGTSIFLAIAVGSLFVTHGTMSLGELFQFTMYLGLLVWPMLAFGFLMNILQRGRASYDRIRTLLKVKPAIIDEQGAVDQAASGTIQFKVGSFTYPESESPALQNIDVRMNEGETLGIVGKTGSGKTTLLRLLLREFECEDGNILIGERPIQGYTLFALRSVLGYVPQDHFLFSTTIAENIAYGKRDATQRDIEKAARIAQIHEDILHFEHGYETVVGERGVTLSGGQKQRLAMARALLLDPEILILDDSLSAVDAKTEERILHELKMHRHGKTTIISAHRLSGIEHADQIIVLEEGRLVEQGTHQQLLQVEGVYEGMYRRQQLESLIQKGGGPYGDSSSTSLS
- a CDS encoding SBBP repeat-containing protein, producing MFQLCEVEGETKGIYVADGEGIQFEFRQEGVRFFIKESSELRLRFMHACSGIVPKGNNLAGGRYERVIYKEVWQGVDVVFSIYNRNLKYDLFVHPRARIEDIRLKYEGARGQTLSNQGDLLIFTSDGILREGKPISFQQVCGKKYPITSSFRLFEDGSIGFEPSSYDVTKMLQIDPVVFYSTYLGGSNVDQGQGIAVDVNGEAYVSGVTNSPDFPTTTGVFQTILSGGTDAFVTRLNAAGTSLIYSTFLGGSGRESSPFFTSQGIAVDASSHVFLTGTTTSTNFPITVGAFQTTLGGIFDCFVTRFSPSGSSLLYSTYLGGSGFDQGLGLTIDGGGNSYVTGVASSTDFPITTNAFQTLLLGLADVFVTQLNPTGSSLVYSTFLGGSGVDVGIDIVLDDSMNAYVTGRTNSVDFPVTTGALQTIFGGGSDAFITKLNALGSSLIYSTYIGGSGDDRGIGIALDSAMNAYITGETESTDFPITPNAVQGTLKGTSDAFVTKLNGEGSALIYSTYVGGDASDAGFGIAVNSSGSAWITGQTESTNFPLTSDAFQDSLADVGTDAFITQVSFSGQGLSYSSYLGGRGGERGFGVAVDASGNAYVTGATSSTDFPVTFSAFQSQFGGDEDAFILKIGELIGVTGPAGATGPTGARGATGSTGMSGPQGPRGRRGPRGPRGPRGVGEGEEGAL
- a CDS encoding ABC transporter ATP-binding protein, producing MVIRRLLAYLKPHRNSLILALLLLLTATAAEVTGPILVQTFIDDYLTVGLFPWVPLVLLAGGYLLLRIIASTMMYFQQLRFFHIAFQVIQQLRIDVFNHVQHLGLSYFDRIPGGALVSRITNDTEAIKELFVSVLSTFVQNIVLISGIFVAMFLLDYRLALVCLLLLPMIYALMATYRRLSFHVYRVVRQKLSDLNAMLSESIQGMNMIQALRQEERLKESFAHINHQHYVANLKNTRLNGLLLRPAVDSLYFLAVIVALTYFGVILEASSVQIGVMYAFVSLLDRMFEPVNRMMMQLPFLQQSIVSAGRVFDLLDEKERAPQKVGTTDPHIMKGKIEFDRVSFSYDGKNPVLKNISFTVEPGQTVAIVGHTGSGKTSIINLLMRFYSLNEGKITIDGAELETFREEELRMKMGLVLQDPFLFVGTVEENIALARPGTTAADVREAVQFVQADSIISKLAHGYQEKVKERGASFSSGERQLLSFARTMAQKPRILILDEATASVDTETEEKIQEALHRMRKGRTTIAIAHRLSTIKDADIILVLHKGEIVERGAHQELLAQKGLYFNMYQLQQGLSERVVG
- a CDS encoding DegV family protein, giving the protein MSKIAIVTDSSCDLPPKLLTQWGITVVPLRIHYKNHEYRDGVEISAEEVAHRLEEEIPKTSMPTPEDIYKTYEHLHNQGYTHCLTLTVAAAVSGTYNTFRLAAQEFEHMKIEVIDSKGVSFLLGFLVLEAARLVQNSTPLTDILTSLEKTKERIRGYFVLDTLEYLRAGGRIGKVASSLGSMLNIKPIITFDSEGKLHPHTVARGKKQAVNKLLAPIRKQIESTRARIAILHTRAETEAQALKEKLVSYPNVSEIYIQTVSPALMVHAGPGLLGIAIQTLEEA